Proteins encoded together in one Bradyrhizobium sp. PSBB068 window:
- a CDS encoding invasion associated locus B family protein, translating into MSRKVCLIGISSAAAIAAGVTLYLVPELASSTPSQAASITDNRDEPAPQRFQLAQAQSGSQPAGATASSLPGGASSLNETYKDWGVVCAQDGSTKRCALSQLQSQQNGQRVLAIELNAPSGNTVSGTLVLPFGLALDSGVTFQIDDKPALSPIRFRTCLPAGCLVNVTFDAATLVAVRAGTALKVKAVADGGALANFSISLQGFSTALDRVAALAR; encoded by the coding sequence ATGAGCCGCAAAGTCTGCCTTATTGGAATCTCGTCCGCCGCCGCGATCGCGGCAGGCGTGACGCTGTACCTCGTGCCCGAACTTGCGTCTTCGACGCCTTCCCAGGCCGCATCCATCACTGACAATCGCGACGAGCCGGCGCCCCAACGCTTCCAACTGGCTCAGGCGCAATCCGGAAGCCAACCCGCCGGCGCAACGGCATCGTCCCTGCCGGGCGGCGCGTCCTCCCTCAACGAGACCTACAAGGACTGGGGCGTGGTCTGCGCACAAGACGGCAGCACAAAGCGCTGTGCGCTGTCGCAGCTCCAGTCCCAGCAAAACGGACAGCGGGTGCTGGCGATCGAACTGAATGCACCGTCGGGTAATACCGTGTCGGGCACTCTCGTTCTGCCATTCGGCCTCGCGCTCGACTCCGGCGTCACTTTCCAGATCGACGACAAGCCAGCCCTGTCGCCAATCCGCTTCCGGACCTGCCTGCCGGCCGGTTGCCTCGTCAATGTCACCTTCGACGCGGCCACGCTGGTGGCCGTTCGGGCGGGCACGGCACTCAAGGTCAAGGCCGTCGCCGATGGCGGGGCTCTGGCAAATTTCTCGATCTCGCTTCAGGGCTTCAGCACCGCGCTTGATCGCGTGGCGGCGCTGGCCCGCTGA
- a CDS encoding PRC-barrel domain-containing protein: MLIKSIVAGVAGSALLATVAVAQTPAERADKMAPAASTTTSTTTPTAYTGEWRASKVVGLSVYNDGNESVGSINDLLMDKGGTIKAVVIGVGGFLGVGEHLVAVPIDKVKFVNEPVSLTSAANTGSTTKQTTTGAAPAATASKPNPWYPDHAVFSATKDELKAMPEFKYSTD, translated from the coding sequence ATGTTGATCAAATCCATCGTTGCCGGCGTCGCCGGTTCCGCCCTGCTCGCAACCGTCGCGGTTGCGCAGACACCCGCCGAGAGGGCCGACAAGATGGCTCCTGCGGCGTCGACGACAACGTCGACCACGACGCCCACCGCGTACACGGGCGAATGGCGCGCGTCCAAGGTCGTCGGCCTCAGCGTGTACAATGACGGCAACGAGAGCGTCGGCTCGATCAACGACCTCTTGATGGACAAGGGCGGTACCATCAAGGCGGTCGTGATCGGCGTCGGCGGCTTCCTTGGCGTCGGCGAGCATCTGGTCGCCGTGCCGATCGACAAGGTGAAGTTCGTCAACGAGCCGGTCTCTTTGACCAGTGCCGCCAACACCGGCAGCACGACCAAGCAGACCACCACCGGCGCGGCGCCTGCTGCGACGGCGTCGAAGCCGAATCCCTGGTACCCGGATCACGCGGTGTTCAGCGCGACCAAGGATGAGCTGAAGGCGATGCCGGAGTTCAAGTACTCGACCGACTAA
- a CDS encoding PRC-barrel domain-containing protein yields the protein MAVEVRTRPHQLIASDRVEGTAVRRANGDMIGHIERLMIDKISGKVSYAVLSFGGFLGIGTNLIPLPWGRLHYNPKFEAYELDIEDDELKRAPSFRADKDFDWGDRSQEVELHRFYGVPPYWGGF from the coding sequence ATGGCTGTCGAGGTCAGGACGAGGCCGCATCAACTGATTGCCAGCGATCGCGTCGAGGGGACCGCGGTGCGCCGGGCCAATGGCGACATGATCGGCCACATTGAGCGGCTGATGATTGACAAGATCTCGGGCAAGGTGTCGTACGCCGTGCTGAGCTTTGGGGGCTTCCTCGGGATCGGAACCAATCTGATTCCGCTGCCGTGGGGCCGGCTGCACTACAACCCGAAATTCGAAGCCTACGAGCTCGACATCGAGGACGACGAGCTGAAGCGCGCGCCGTCGTTCCGCGCCGACAAGGATTTCGATTGGGGCGACCGTTCGCAGGAAGTCGAGCTGCATCGCTTCTACGGCGTGCCGCCCTATTGGGGCGGCTTCTGA
- a CDS encoding response regulator, translating into MTQAAPNILVVEDDRETRSLIAKYLRTNSCHVTTASDGREMAKAMTDHRVDLLVLDVMLPGEDGLSLCRKVRAESQTPIIMLTARGEDVDRILGLEMGADDYLAKPFNPRELLARINAVLRRQAAARNASAIEGATTLTFLGWRIDIRLRELRNPEGARVAMTSAEFDLLRTFCERPGRVLSRDSLLDLTQGRSAGSFERSIDVLVSRIRRKIEPDPQEATMIKTVRSGGYVFTPRVEAVAATSN; encoded by the coding sequence ATGACCCAGGCTGCGCCCAATATCCTCGTCGTCGAGGACGACCGCGAAACGCGATCCCTGATCGCAAAATATCTCCGCACCAATTCCTGTCATGTCACGACCGCCTCCGACGGCCGCGAGATGGCGAAGGCCATGACCGACCACCGGGTCGATCTCCTGGTGCTCGACGTCATGCTGCCGGGAGAGGACGGCCTCAGCCTGTGCCGCAAGGTGCGCGCGGAGTCGCAGACGCCGATCATCATGCTGACCGCGCGCGGCGAGGATGTCGACCGCATCCTCGGCCTCGAGATGGGCGCCGACGACTACCTGGCCAAGCCCTTCAACCCGCGCGAGTTGCTGGCGCGGATCAACGCCGTGCTGCGCCGCCAGGCCGCCGCGCGCAACGCCAGCGCGATCGAGGGCGCGACCACGCTGACCTTCCTCGGCTGGCGCATCGACATCCGCCTGCGCGAGCTGCGCAATCCCGAAGGCGCGCGCGTCGCAATGACCAGCGCCGAGTTCGACCTGCTGCGCACCTTCTGCGAACGACCCGGCCGCGTGCTGTCGCGTGACAGCCTGCTCGACCTGACGCAGGGCCGCAGCGCCGGTTCGTTCGAGCGTTCGATCGACGTGCTGGTCAGCCGTATCAGACGCAAGATCGAGCCCGATCCGCAGGAAGCCACCATGATCAAGACGGTGCGCTCCGGCGGCTATGTGTTCACTCCGAGGGTGGAGGCGGTTGCCGCCACGAGCAACTGA